Below is a window of Lebetimonas sp. JH292 DNA.
GGAATATGATTATTTTATTTACAAAAAGCCTAAAATATTAGCACTGACTAAATACGCTGGGCAAAGTGCAAATTTTTTAACGCTTCATAAAGACTAAAAAGCATCTACGCTGCCCTACGGGTTAAGTGCACTTTTTTTAACGTCTTTATTTCGCTAAAATTTGCAATTGTTTCGCTTTATTTAGTCAGTGCTTATATAACATTAATAGAAAGGAAAAAAAATGAATTATCTTTTAAATACATACAACAGATTTGATGTAGAATTTGTAAAAGGGAAAAATGCTACGCTTTGGGATAAAAACAGTAATGAATATATAGATTTCACGGCTGGTATAGGCGTGGTAAGCGTGGGACACGGCAATGAAAGATTTGTAAATGCAATCTGTGAGCAGGCCAGAAACATTATTCATATTTCAAATATTTACAGAATACCTCCTCAGGAAATTCTTGCAAAAATGCTTGTTGAAAAAACAGGTTTAAATGCGGGTGTTTTTTTTTGCAACAGCGGAGCGGAGGCAAATGAAACAGCTCTTAAAATTGCAAGAAAATACGGGGAAATAAACGGAGAAATTAAAAAATATAAAATAATAACACTTGAAAATTCATTTCACGGAAGGACTATTTCCACCCTCAAAGCAACGGGACAGCCTAAATTTCACCAGTATTTCGGTCCTTTTCCTGACGGATTTACATATGCCAAAAATATAGCCGATATTGAAAATAAAATAGACGATAAAACGGTTGGGGTGATGATTGAACTGATTCAGGGCGAAGGCGGGGTCAATCCTTTTGATAAAAACGAAATTAAAGCTTTGGCTAAAATGCTAAAAGATAAAGGTGTTTTGTTAATTGTGGATGAGGTTCAGACCGGAATTTATCGAACGGGAGAATTTTTTGCAAGCGAACTTTACGGAATAAAACCGGATATTATAACCCTTGCGAAAGGTCTTGGAGGAGGCGTTCCGATAGGGGCTGTTATCACTACGCTTAGGGATGTGTTAAAACCGGGGGATCACGGAAGCACATTCGGGGGAAATTATCTTTCCACAAGAGCCGGAATTGAGGTGATTGAAATTTTGGACGAATATAAAAAAAGCGGAAGACTTGATGAAATGTGTAATTATTTTGAAGACAAACTGGTTGAAATAGCAAAAGAATATCCCGAAAAATTTGATAATGTGGCGGGATACGGACTTATGCGGGCACTTAAATGCCACAACACCGAAATAAGGGATGAGGTGGTAAAAAAAGCTTTTGAGAAAAAACTTCTGGTTTTAAAAGCGGGCAGTGTTTCTGTTAGGTTTTTGCCTCCTTTAACCATTACAAAGGAAGAAACAGACGAAGGTTTTGACAGATTAAAGGCCGCTTTATGCTGAAAAAACTTCTTTTTTTAGCCCCTATTGCTCTTTTTTCTTATGATAATTTATTAAATAATTTAAAAAACCGGGAGTTTGATTACGAAAAGAATTATTCTATCGAAAATTCAAAAGATTTAAGCAAATCCTGGATGAGTCCTGTCAATTTCAGCTATTCGATAAATAAAACAAATTTAAATCCCAAGCGTGTTAGTAAAAATTTTTCAATAAGCGTTAATCAACCTATTTTTAAAAGCGGGGCTATTTATTATTCCATAAAATATGCAAAAAATTTAAAAAATCTTAATTTAATTAATATTGAACTTAAAAAAAGAGAACTTGTAAAACAGGCGCTTGAGCTTGCAATTGATTATAAAATAAATTTGATAAACAAAAATATTATAAAACTTAACATAAAAAACACAAAAATAGACATAAAGAAAAAAAAAGAGGCTTTTTTAAACGGGGTGGGGGATTCCACACTTCTTAACGATGCCGTTTTAAAGCTTAATTCTTTAAAATTAAATTTGGTAGATATTGATTTGGCGCTTTTTAAACTTAAAAAAAATTTTGAAAAAATATCAAATCTTGATATTACAAAAGTAAATCT
It encodes the following:
- a CDS encoding aspartate aminotransferase family protein, with the protein product MNYLLNTYNRFDVEFVKGKNATLWDKNSNEYIDFTAGIGVVSVGHGNERFVNAICEQARNIIHISNIYRIPPQEILAKMLVEKTGLNAGVFFCNSGAEANETALKIARKYGEINGEIKKYKIITLENSFHGRTISTLKATGQPKFHQYFGPFPDGFTYAKNIADIENKIDDKTVGVMIELIQGEGGVNPFDKNEIKALAKMLKDKGVLLIVDEVQTGIYRTGEFFASELYGIKPDIITLAKGLGGGVPIGAVITTLRDVLKPGDHGSTFGGNYLSTRAGIEVIEILDEYKKSGRLDEMCNYFEDKLVEIAKEYPEKFDNVAGYGLMRALKCHNTEIRDEVVKKAFEKKLLVLKAGSVSVRFLPPLTITKEETDEGFDRLKAALC